DNA from Daucus carota subsp. sativus chromosome 1, DH1 v3.0, whole genome shotgun sequence:
TTAGCATCATAAAGGTGCATAAAACTATTGTGACTCATATAATCTAAGCTCTGGAAAGGAAACTTGGGGTGGTAAAGCAATTAAAAAACTgacaattttaattaatacaaaACTATAGCAGTACCAAAGAATCCAAGAGTTTACCACTCAGATAACTTTAATATAAGTGATTgctctatttaatatataagcgtgtgtgtgtgtgttttttataCTGAAAGTTGGCCACTGAAATACTTTACTTATTTGAAACTGAAACAGAAAGATTAATAAAGAGAaaaattactcaaaaatcaatAATTCAATTTAGATGTGCACCTCTGGGGCCATCCATCTGTAAGTCCCAGTCTCTGCAGTCATTACTCCAGACTGTGCTTTCACTCTGGCGACACCAAAATCAGCTACTTTAACAACCTGgagtataaaaaataaaattagaccTAAAACATGCTAGATGCTCTCCGAATATTGAAAGACAATGAAGTATATGACACTGATAAGAAGCGCCTATAATTGTACCGCCTTGACAAATTTGAAAACATTAATGAtagaaatataataacaacatttaCAAGTGGATGGGGGCAAATACAAATTTACTCATACAGTAAAAAATCATGAAAACAAGGAAGAATAAGTGAAATTCATCTCACTTCATTTTCATCCATCAAAAGATTTGCAGCCTTCAAGTCCCTGTGAATTATATTATTCTGGTGCAAGTAGTTCATTCCCTTTGATATATCAATGGCTACTTTGAGTAAAGATGGAAGCTTAAAAGTTCCTCTTTGTTTGTGCAGATAGTCATACACACTTCCACCACACATGTATTCTGAGAGTAAATCAAACATAATTACACTTGTAATGAGGTTAAGAGCAACAATAGGAGAAACAAAAGGAGAAGCACTCAACATCTCTAATAATCATCTATAGTCTATACAATCAGCAGATAGGGAAGGATCAAACTGAAATAGACAAATTACCTGTCACAATGCACAAGCTTGGAGGTTTGGTACAAGCACCTATGAACTGCACAACATTCTTGTGCCGAACTTTCCTGCAGGTATTGACAAACAGTCAATTAGAGCAACTATAAAATAACATGTTTATTCCAAATTTACATTATGAGTAGCATCACTCCCTCGTCTGATTGCAATTTTGTCTATAAGTTCTTGTCTCTTTTGTTTTATGCACCAGATTTTGCTCATACAGCATATAGTACATTTTGTGCTTAAAAAATAttccaaaaaataaattaatcaattagGGCATACAATGCACTAATGAATTTTGGTCACACTCTGCTCTGTGGCCAACATAGTAAAGGTAAAGCGTTGGGAAACATAATGTCCAcctaagaaaacaaaaaattatggcATAAACGTTACTCTTATAGGGGTCTTGGTTTAATTTTAGGGCAAAATCATAACCATAACCATAAACATTTGCTTTGTAAAATTGAAAACCTTGACAGCAACTAAACTAATTGTCTGGtttgaaaattttcaattcGGCTAATATCGGTTCAGTTGCACAGATTAAAACAGGAATGAGAAATAACAAGAACACAACTAGAATCAACAACATTTACATGTTAAGAAAGTTTTTCTTAGGAATTACGGACTTGTGGCTCAGTTAAGCAAAAGCCACGAGACCGTTTTGCATATAGCCAAACAAATGGTTCAATTTTTCGATTTTATGTTGTCCGGATTCCATTGATGGTTTCGATTGAGTTTCATTTGAGTATCAGCCTTAATAAAGTGTGGGcaaaaatttctaattttaactATTGCAACTTACAAGACATCATGTCCTAACAAACATATCTACCCCAACGATGGATCAAGACTTAATTATTCACATTTCAGGTCTCCCGAGACTCAAATAATTGACTGTGTTTACATACATTCCAACCAAGAGGAGAAACAAATAGAGATCATATAATATGAAAAACAGCAATAAATTTTAGCTATATTTACTTCTTGACCCCTTTCATCTTTGACATATATATGCAAATCAAATTTGCAGAGAAATGTTTTGACAGACCTCATTATATATACTTCTTGGGCGAATTCCCGCTGCATCTCAGCATTCACACGCTCAGCCTTGAGGACTTTAATAGCAACTTCCTGACTACAGTATGTACCTTTGTATCTGAATGATCATAAACTCTTGTTACCAGAAAGTCATACCGGAAGTAAGAGATGAGCAATgattacttcaaaaaaaaaaacagagagagagagagagcaatgAATATGATACTTACAGATCACCGTATGACCCAGAAGCAACTTTACACTCAAATTTTAGTTGCTTAGGATCAATTTCCCAGACATCAGTTCCATCATTGGGTATTGTCAAGTGATCAGTTTCACACTTGATTGGAGTTTGCTCATTGACATCAATAGACAATGGAATTTGATTTGGCCATGATTGATTCTGCAGAACAACTAAAACACCTTGATAAACTAGAAATTAATACTCGACAACAGTTACATATAGAAAAAACTGCATCTTACACATAAAGGCTTACAACCTAATCTTTATAAAATTATCATCAGATCAATTTGCTTTGAAACTTATTACATCTGGTTTCTGCGTTCCAGCATGAAACCACATCTTGAATATGTTTTGGTAAATCAGCCAGCCAAATACAAGAAAGACTATATCTATCAATATATACTTGTGTAGTAGGGTATGTAGGATTAAGGGATTGACTCACTAAGACAACGGCTACTACGAGTATGTCTATTCTGTTATAACTCAAATTTAGCAATCCCTCGTGTTATCATATTAGTTTGATATGTCACGGAAATGACAAACTGAACAGATTCTGCTGCAAAGAAGTAGACATGCTATTGCTATACAAAATTTTACATATCGGTCAATGCACAAATCTCCAGACAATCACATTGAAGAGGACTGAGAGAACATTAAGGATCCACACCGTAAAGCAGACACGAATAGATTATTATGATTAAAGTATTATATCCATGTTGAAGTAATATTGACTAGGGACTAATTGTGTAGTTTACATGAATCAAAGTATGAGGAGTTTTCGATATAAACaaataacaattatataaataggcACGAGATATAGAACGTCCTGATACATTAACACTTCTTTCTAAATCAATTCTTAGTCCCGTACTAGGAACACGTGTGCGCCTACACCTTAAAAGACTAAGCACTTATAACTTCAATGCTACATAAACCATTAAAGGTCAAAAAGATGAATAACACCTATTATACATtgtatacatttataaatatacgaGTAGAAATAGTTACAAAAAGATTACTGTCttaatatatttgattctaaGAGCAAAATTACATGCATTAAAGTTGATTGAGAGAAGGCAACAAAATACCTCGATCTTTAAGACTTCTTTTGCAACGGCAGTTCGGAGTTGCTCAGTTTCCTATTAGAAGAGAATACAGTCAAATAGGGGAAGAAAAGGTAATTTAATTGCCACAATAAGTAAGAGCTACATGATTAAAACTAGATTAGTTGTACCTCAAACGGCCACCCATCAACAACAAAAACATCTAAAGAGTAACCATCAGCTGTTGAAAAAGCATGTGCCTCTTGGATGTTTAACCCAATCTCAGCCAGTAAAGAAGTTAACTGCAAGTGTGAATTGAAAAAAGCTGTCAAGTTTATGAACTTACAATTCAGTAAATATATTGACAGACAAATGCAAGCCTTCTCACGAGGCCCATGAAAGTGTAGTGATTCTTTATTTCAGAGATTAGGTTGAGGAGCAATTTTTTGCTTTCAAAATTAAGTCTCACGTTGCCTTTTCACTGGTATTAACTATAGTGTGAGAACCAAATACAAGTGTGCACTTACAGATGTTGACTATGCTGGAAGAATTAGATACAAATGGGCACTAAAAGAAGTATCAGAAAATATGCAGAATTTACTAGGAAGACAAGAAAACTAATTAAAGAAAGTAGTTACGGGAAGTCATCTAATGTCCTAGGTTCACGTAAGAAAGTTAAATGTCTCAAAATTGCTACCCTTTTGTAAGCATAATGATGGCCGTCATAATATATGACTGGCTTACATTATTGTTATGACACCAGAGCCTCCTATAGAGATAGGATATGACCCTGTATATAGAATATgaccatgtatatatatatacagatacATGTTCATGGCAGATATATTATGGatcttaattattaaatttttactcTTCCGCATTTTTTCCTAAATACTATTCCGCATATATGTACAATGTTATAAAAATCCTAGTATCTTCAACATTATACATACAATTTAATGGTCAGATTATGTAGGTATAATTGTTTCATTAATGTATTAgaatatttaaaaaacaaaaagcaTCATTACTCTTTGCACGACCATATACTTGCAAAACTGAGTCAAAAGACAAACAAGTACATGAAGGTAGCAGTGCACATATTCTCAAAATTTCAGTTTATTTTTGTTAACATGCATCCGGAAGGTGTCCACAAGTTCATTTAATTCCATTAAGCCAATGCTGAAAACAATAATGATCACACATAAACTGCATCTTTTCATAGCTGAGGCAAGTGGAAGAGGACGACACTTGATGATTATTTAAGGATATTACTTTGTGCTGAAAAAGGATCACTTGAACTACCTGACTTAGAAGTTTTGGCTTGTCAACTGTTGAGAAGGTGACTTCATGCATGGGCCTACACAATTAGCACCACAAAAGAGAAAAGCTTAATTGCAAAGCTGTGAGACACTTAGTCAGCAAGATTGGAAGTAAAGATGACAATATATACCGTGAAAACTTTGCACAAGCATTTGTCGCACTATCACCATCTTGCACATCTTTGTTAGCTTCGATTGCAAGGGCTTCGAGATTAGGAGAAGACCCAAAAGCAGGAGGTGGGTGGATGCTGCATGGTAAAATGGGGTAATTAAGCAGACTAAACAATCACCAATTAAGTCAGGTTGAAAGGAAGCAGAACTGAAAAATCACACTGGGTCACCAAAAAATCAGACCTTTGGACAACCTCCTTTTTGGGAGAGCCTGAATGAATAGAATCATCAGTGTGTCCATTTGATGGAGAGACCTGCAGAAGCAACATTGTTCATGTTATATACAGACAAACTCCGTGAAAATCAGTCTGCAACATTAATCAAAATTGATCATGACACTGCTCCTTCTATAGGTAAAACAAACCAATTTATATGTAAAATCCGTGCAGTGTGGAAACATGTTACAATATGGAACACACCCCATTAATGTTCTAATACTTGTTTCTTTGACTAAGGTTGTTTGCCTGACACATTATAATTCCTACTAAATGATTTCTTATCCAACAGTATATCTCAACTGATCCAATGAACAAAAAGCAATAACACATTAAACTGCACGCTTTGACTAAAATATATGTGACGTCATTGGCACTTTGAGTTGCTACGACTTGATGTTAACTTTCAGGGATGTGCAAACTGTTATATCATCATGGGAATGCCATAGAAGCAATTACGCATAatggcaaaaaaataatattcataggCCCGCattaattcacaaaattatgaaCAGAAACATTCTTCACTCCTTTGCACAATTCCtttaaaaatacataattttcCAATCAGCGACGAATCATGGATAAGTGCCAAGAGAAATGCATTAGCAATGGTCATTGAATCAAATGAGATTTCAGAAGTCGTATTAAAACTAACTCACCTGCACTAGACGAACATCAAATACGGGTCTATTAGCAGGGTCATGGGCTTCTAAAAGTAACCTTTTATGCGTGAGAACATCTTCTGCCCTTTCTACATTCACATCCAATGCATACCTTCACACCCAAACATCATATCCTTAACAGTCACAATTTCAATACATTAACAATTACAATTACGCTTGAAATCGAAGTTTAGAAAATTATAGCCATTCATGTCTAGTGCCAAGTACCAACAACTGAAATATATCACACAACACATTTCACACAGCCGATCACCATAATTAAACCAAGAACTTTCTAACAATGCCCTCAAATCACACAAATTTCCGATCTTTCGATAAAATCCAAATCAATTATACAACAAACCCACCAAGATCCTTCAACaaaaaaacaaaccaaacaCAAATTCAACACAAACCCATCAACAAAAAACACCCACCCACTCcattttacacacaaaaaagaCTCTAGACAAAAAGGGTTACCTAGTAGGCAGTCTATTAAAATGAGCCCAAAGTTCATCATCAAAATCAGCTTCTTTAGCCTCTTTATTGTCTGAATCTTTGAGTCTCCAGAGCACCTCATTGTACACCTCCAGTTTCATCCTCTGTTGTCGACTATTCACAGCCGTTGATTCCACCACTCTACTACTACAACTTTCATTATCTTCCATCACCATCTTCTCGATTCGATCTCAACTTTCTCAATTTTATTATCTATACGTTTATAAAAGCCAAAAGGGTCGCTGATTCACCGAAAATAATAGCTAAAGATTACAGAAATCAACCAAACAcgattcatatatttatatgcatCACACACATGATGTATGTATAGTGTGTATATACACAACTCAACTTCATCCGTTTCCCTAGGTAAaagatttctttttaaattgtttttaattattttattaaagattATTTTCTTAACCACTGATCTtatcttaataaaataatattgggATTTATTATACAATGCGATTAAATCTTTGAAGTAGTCTTGAGGCGGTTCACAAGAATGTTGCTTTTAGCGGCGGAGTCATGTTGACGTGGATTCTTATTGTGGTTACTCACTTTTTATTAACTTGTTCTTATCTTCTCTTTCTTGCTTTTTACGATTTTTAAGGCCAAATATTTGCACGCGATAAAACATTCAAACACACATCAAGTAGTTTGCGACATTTTTATACTCTATTTTACCTAaagttaatactccctccgttcctaaataatagtcgctttgactttttgcacgtattttgaggtgcaataaaaacatatttctacacgttattttttaaattttctttttttgaataaaaatataaatgtcaaacttttattcagaaaaagaaaatttgaaaaataatacgtagaagtatattttttggacacctcaaattacgtgcacaaagtcaaagcgactattatttaggaacggagggagtagtttattTGTTTTAGATACCATGAATTCATATTTAAAAGTCAGATATCTCATATACGCTATATTTTAGAATGAAATTATTTagaatatcttttatttatgtttataaaatTAGATTTAAGTTAATTTATATGGATGGCTTACTCTATTTTACATATTCATTACAACGATTTTTTACATGTAATCAGGTcggatattatatatattaaatctatttgATGGAGATtcgtaaatataaaataaaataagaatttaCTCTAACGTGCATTATACTAGTTTATAAATGAAAACGTACATTATACTAGTActagttcaaaaatcaaaacgcaTGAAAATTTGATTGTCGGGATTggattttcatataaaattatataacataaCATGAATAAAGGTAAATAATTGAATACATAATACGAAAAATCCGGTATATAAAAAGTTTCCGACTACAATTCTCCAACTAATTGATATAGTAATTGATTACGGGAAAAGAATCATTTAGAATATGCTAGATTTAACAGAACCCTCTGTGTCACATACGAACTATGCATGAATCGCATGTAACGGTTGGGAAATTTGACTTTGGCAAGCAGTTTTATAATTTAGCGGGAGATAAGAAGTTCCAGGTAGTCTAACAAAGAGCAAGCAAACCACATGAATgcctaggggtgagcaaaaccggatatccggtccggttatgaattataaaccggatatccggtttttCGGATCACTAAATTTGTATTTCGGTTCCGGTTCCGGTTTAACCGGATATCCGAATATTCGGATATCCTTTTAAATCGGATCGGAAAACGGATTATCCGGATTCCGTTTCTTAGAAGTATGTATTGTTTTCTAATTCCAAAATTTGTAAgatctaatattattttaacatatattttaagttttctaAGATGAGAAGTACTATTATTTTGCAGAGTATATGGACAtctatataaataaacaaaggTTCTACATAACTTGGACATACATCTAACCTAAGACTTTCGTTTCATCAGTATCACTGTATAAGCATCATAAGCCAAGGGCATGAGCAAAACAATCCGTAAATTGCAGATTGCTATATGGTCAGCGACTCAGTGATCGTGATTAATTGAAagtgaaacattaaaagttaaaTAGACCTAAACTAACACTGCAAATCAGTAGAAGATTAATAGTAACagacttttaatattttatttaaaaaatctaaaatatattatatattatcaataaaaatattttttaaccaAAATTAATAAAACCGGATCGGATCCGAATATCcgctttcttatatatatatgatccggatccgaatccgaatttatgaaaaaaaaccggatcggatatccggtccgATTTATTCGGATCGGGTATCCATATTTCCGGATATTTTAA
Protein-coding regions in this window:
- the LOC108205175 gene encoding serine/threonine-protein kinase STY46 — translated: MVMEDNESCSSRVVESTAVNSRQQRMKLEVYNEVLWRLKDSDNKEAKEADFDDELWAHFNRLPTRYALDVNVERAEDVLTHKRLLLEAHDPANRPVFDVRLVQVSPSNGHTDDSIHSGSPKKEVVQSIHPPPAFGSSPNLEALAIEANKDVQDGDSATNACAKFSRPMHEVTFSTVDKPKLLSQLTSLLAEIGLNIQEAHAFSTADGYSLDVFVVDGWPFEETEQLRTAVAKEVLKIENQSWPNQIPLSIDVNEQTPIKCETDHLTIPNDGTDVWEIDPKQLKFECKVASGSYGDLYKGTYCSQEVAIKVLKAERVNAEMQREFAQEVYIMRKVRHKNVVQFIGACTKPPSLCIVTEYMCGGSVYDYLHKQRGTFKLPSLLKVAIDISKGMNYLHQNNIIHRDLKAANLLMDENEVVKVADFGVARVKAQSGVMTAETGTYRWMAPEVIEHKPYDHKADIFSFAIVLWELLTGKIPYEYLTPLQAAVGVVQKGLRPTIPKNTLPKLAELLERCWQQDPTLRPDFTEIIAVLQQIAKEVGDDGEDRRKSGGFLSVLRRGHY